The Petropleomorpha daqingensis genome includes a window with the following:
- a CDS encoding putative bifunctional diguanylate cyclase/phosphodiesterase — MRLVAAAVGALYLVALGATVFGVSGVLAVAAGGGQSVFLAGLTVVLVLRARASATDRTSWLLLAAGVAAYFAGSLVWHLVYHDPAALPRPSWCDPGFLAFYPLTWLALVRLLKARVRRLSAGMLLDGLVTGLTAAAFAAALALGASLQLTGGSISVVLATAAYPIADVLLMVLVCGGLVILGRGAGGCWWWLAGGLAVFAVADTVMAYGVVHGGYVVGSLDVAYGLALVCLGVAACIAPRTEPALRPEGMTVLVVPAACAFAALGLLFHGYQQGGDPVAGGLALGAVLAALARTALTFRDVRALADSRRQARTDELTGLGNRRTVYEALRAADEKLAAGTAVAVLIIDLDRFKEINDSLGHAAGDAVLRQVGPRLAGQLRSSDLLARLGGDEFVVVAEDLDAEDALALAARLRRELQRPFRFGGMGLTVDASIGIAIGPGHAGSAEELLQLADLAMYSSKGGRTGPAVYDEARDGSGRHRLEDVAQLRRAIEGDELVLHYQPKLTLSTGEVEGVEALVRWQHPVKGLVFPDQFIELAESAGLMAPLTTRVIEMALAQCRAWADQDRWLTVAVNVSPSNLVDEDFPFEVARLLAAHDLPAGVLVLEVTESLLMADRERAEHVLGRLRDFGVGVAIDDYGTGYSSLAYLATLPVTELKLDRAFISEMTGSPRAESIVTSTLQLAHALGLAFVAEGVEDAGTLDALTFLGCDVVQGYHVSRPLPPEQLCTWLAEREAASTVSG; from the coding sequence GTGCGCCTCGTCGCGGCCGCGGTCGGCGCCCTGTACCTGGTCGCCCTCGGGGCGACGGTCTTCGGGGTCTCCGGCGTGCTCGCGGTGGCGGCCGGCGGTGGGCAGTCGGTGTTCCTGGCCGGTCTCACCGTCGTCCTCGTCCTGCGCGCGCGGGCGAGCGCGACCGACCGCACGTCCTGGCTGCTGCTCGCCGCCGGCGTGGCGGCCTACTTCGCCGGGTCCCTCGTCTGGCACCTCGTCTACCACGACCCCGCCGCGCTGCCGCGCCCCTCGTGGTGCGACCCCGGGTTCTTGGCCTTCTACCCGCTCACCTGGCTGGCCCTGGTGCGCCTGCTCAAGGCGCGGGTGCGGCGGCTGAGCGCCGGGATGCTGCTCGACGGACTGGTCACCGGGCTCACCGCGGCGGCGTTCGCGGCCGCGCTGGCGCTCGGCGCCTCGCTGCAGCTGACCGGGGGCAGCATCTCGGTCGTCCTGGCCACCGCGGCCTACCCCATCGCCGACGTGCTGCTCATGGTGCTGGTCTGCGGTGGCCTGGTCATCCTCGGCCGCGGCGCGGGCGGCTGCTGGTGGTGGCTCGCCGGCGGCCTGGCGGTGTTCGCGGTGGCAGACACGGTCATGGCCTACGGCGTCGTGCACGGCGGGTACGTGGTCGGCTCGCTCGACGTCGCGTACGGGCTGGCCCTGGTGTGCCTCGGCGTCGCCGCGTGCATCGCGCCCCGGACCGAGCCGGCACTGCGGCCCGAGGGCATGACGGTGCTCGTCGTCCCTGCTGCCTGCGCCTTCGCCGCGCTCGGCCTGCTCTTCCACGGCTACCAGCAGGGCGGCGACCCGGTCGCCGGCGGGCTGGCGCTCGGCGCCGTCCTGGCCGCGCTGGCACGGACCGCGCTGACCTTCCGCGACGTGCGGGCCCTGGCCGACAGCCGCCGGCAGGCGCGCACCGACGAGCTGACCGGGCTGGGCAACCGGCGGACCGTGTACGAGGCCCTGCGTGCGGCCGACGAGAAACTCGCGGCCGGGACGGCGGTCGCCGTCCTGATCATCGACCTCGACCGGTTCAAGGAGATCAACGACTCGCTCGGCCACGCGGCCGGCGACGCGGTGCTCCGCCAGGTCGGCCCCCGGCTGGCCGGTCAGCTGCGCAGCAGCGACCTGCTCGCCCGCCTCGGTGGCGACGAGTTCGTCGTCGTGGCCGAGGACCTGGACGCCGAGGACGCGCTCGCGCTGGCCGCCCGGCTGCGCCGCGAGCTGCAGCGGCCGTTCCGCTTCGGCGGGATGGGGCTGACCGTCGACGCCAGCATCGGCATCGCCATCGGCCCCGGGCACGCCGGCAGCGCCGAGGAGCTGCTGCAGCTGGCCGACCTGGCGATGTATTCCTCGAAGGGCGGCCGCACCGGGCCCGCCGTCTACGACGAGGCCCGCGACGGGTCGGGCCGGCACCGGCTCGAGGACGTCGCCCAGCTGCGCCGCGCGATCGAGGGCGACGAGCTGGTGCTGCACTACCAGCCGAAGCTGACCCTCTCCACCGGCGAGGTCGAGGGCGTCGAGGCGCTGGTGCGCTGGCAGCACCCGGTCAAGGGGCTGGTCTTCCCCGACCAGTTCATCGAGCTGGCCGAGTCGGCGGGGCTGATGGCGCCGCTCACCACGCGGGTCATCGAGATGGCGCTGGCCCAGTGCCGCGCCTGGGCCGACCAGGACCGGTGGCTCACCGTCGCGGTCAACGTCAGCCCGTCGAACCTGGTCGACGAGGACTTCCCGTTCGAGGTCGCGCGGCTGCTCGCCGCCCACGACCTGCCGGCCGGCGTCCTCGTGCTCGAGGTGACCGAGAGCCTGCTCATGGCCGACCGCGAGCGCGCCGAGCACGTGCTGGGCCGGCTGCGCGACTTCGGCGTGGGCGTCGCCATCGACGACTACGGCACCGGCTACTCCAGCCTCGCCTACCTGGCCACGCTGCCGGTGACCGAGCTCAAGCTCGACCGCGCCTTCATCAGCGAGATGACCGGCAGCCCGCGGGCCGAGTCGATCGTGACCTCGACGCTGCAGCTGGCCCACGCGCTGGGCCTGGCGTTCGTCGCCGAGGGCGTGGAGGACGCCGGGACGCTCGACGCGCTGACCTTCCTCGGCTGCGACGTCGTCCAGGGGTACCACGTGAGCCGGCCCCTGCCGCCCGAGCAGCTGTGCACCTGGCTGGCCGAGCGCGAAGCAGCGTCCACCGTCTCCGGCTAG
- a CDS encoding PaaI family thioesterase, which translates to MTAELAADDWGLPRSRTVTWHDPAITALGALERSGLETMQAIRDGELPAPPIAHLMQFDIVDLAEGRVEFSCVLDESVYNPIGVVHGGLVCTLLDTVAGCAVHTTLPQGVAYTSIELKVNYLRAVHAGSGPLTAVGTVVKPGRRVAFAEGEVRDSAGRVVATASSSLLVFPIPEA; encoded by the coding sequence GTGACCGCTGAACTCGCCGCCGACGACTGGGGTCTCCCCCGGTCCCGCACGGTGACCTGGCACGACCCCGCGATCACCGCGCTGGGTGCGCTCGAGCGCTCCGGCCTGGAGACGATGCAGGCGATCCGGGACGGCGAGCTGCCCGCTCCGCCGATCGCCCATCTGATGCAGTTCGACATCGTCGACCTCGCCGAGGGCCGGGTGGAGTTCAGCTGTGTGCTCGACGAGTCGGTCTACAACCCGATCGGCGTCGTCCACGGCGGGCTGGTCTGTACGCTGCTCGACACGGTCGCCGGCTGCGCGGTGCACACCACGCTGCCGCAGGGTGTGGCCTACACGTCGATCGAGCTCAAGGTGAACTACCTGCGGGCCGTGCACGCCGGCAGCGGTCCGCTCACCGCGGTCGGCACCGTGGTCAAGCCCGGCCGCCGGGTGGCGTTCGCCGAGGGCGAGGTCCGCGACTCGGCCGGCCGCGTGGTCGCGACGGCCTCGTCGTCCCTGCTGGTCTTCCCGATCCCGGAGGCCTAG
- a CDS encoding winged helix-turn-helix transcriptional regulator translates to MTRPFPFETLPGRPCPIAASLELIGERWSLLVLREVSLGNHRFSEIARGTGAPRDRLSARLTALVDAGVLERRPYSTAPPRSGYHLTAAGRDLLPVLQGLLQWGNRWLADEPPVELHHAPPGHADHVIDAEWVCRTCGEPVSASRAERVLTPAGRRLTGLPPEEDAVRDR, encoded by the coding sequence GTGACCCGTCCCTTCCCGTTCGAGACGCTGCCCGGCCGGCCGTGCCCGATCGCGGCCTCGCTGGAGCTGATCGGTGAGCGCTGGTCGCTGCTCGTCCTGCGCGAGGTGTCGCTGGGCAACCACCGGTTCAGCGAGATCGCGCGCGGCACGGGCGCGCCCCGCGACCGGCTGTCGGCCCGCCTGACCGCGCTGGTCGACGCCGGCGTGCTGGAGCGGCGGCCGTACAGCACCGCTCCCCCGCGCTCCGGCTACCACCTCACCGCGGCCGGCCGCGACCTGCTGCCGGTGCTGCAGGGCCTGCTGCAGTGGGGCAACCGCTGGCTGGCCGACGAGCCACCGGTCGAGCTGCACCACGCGCCGCCCGGGCACGCCGACCACGTGATCGACGCCGAGTGGGTCTGCCGCACCTGCGGCGAGCCGGTCTCGGCCTCCCGCGCCGAGCGGGTGCTCACCCCGGCCGGACGCCGCCTGACCGGCCTGCCCCCCGAGGAGGACGCCGTCCGTGACCGCTGA
- a CDS encoding succinate dehydrogenase/fumarate reductase iron-sulfur subunit — translation MNLTLKIWRQKGPSVKGKLVTYQVSDISTDMSFLEMLDVLNEKLILDGDDPVAFDHDCREGICGMCGVMINGKAHGGLQTTTCQLHMRSFQDGDTIVIEPWRSRAFPLIKDLAVDRRSFDRIIQAGGYISAPTGTAPEAHSVPVPKKDADAAFDAATCIGCGACVAACPNGSSMLFTAAKVTHLGLMPQGQPERDERVINMVAQQDREGFGGCTNIGECSASCPKGISMETISRLNHDLLGALRAGARPKS, via the coding sequence ATGAACCTGACCCTGAAGATCTGGCGGCAGAAGGGCCCGTCGGTCAAGGGCAAGCTGGTCACCTACCAGGTCAGCGACATCTCCACGGACATGTCGTTCCTCGAGATGCTCGACGTGCTCAACGAGAAGCTGATCCTCGACGGTGACGACCCGGTGGCCTTCGACCACGACTGCCGCGAGGGCATCTGCGGCATGTGCGGCGTCATGATCAACGGCAAGGCGCACGGCGGTCTGCAGACCACCACCTGCCAGCTGCACATGCGCTCGTTCCAGGACGGCGACACGATCGTCATCGAGCCCTGGCGCTCGCGGGCGTTCCCGCTGATCAAGGACCTCGCCGTCGACCGGCGCTCCTTCGACCGGATCATCCAGGCCGGCGGCTACATCAGCGCCCCGACCGGCACCGCGCCCGAGGCGCACTCGGTGCCGGTGCCGAAGAAGGACGCCGACGCCGCGTTCGACGCCGCCACGTGCATCGGCTGCGGCGCCTGCGTCGCGGCCTGCCCGAACGGCTCGTCGATGCTGTTCACCGCCGCCAAGGTCACCCACCTCGGGCTCATGCCGCAGGGCCAGCCGGAGCGCGACGAGCGGGTGATCAACATGGTCGCCCAGCAGGACCGCGAGGGCTTCGGCGGGTGCACCAACATCGGCGAGTGCTCAGCGTCGTGCCCCAAGGGCATCTCAATGGAGACCATCTCCCGGCTCAACCACGACCTGCTCGGCGCCCTGCGCGCCGGCGCCCGTCCCAAGAGCTGA
- a CDS encoding fumarate reductase/succinate dehydrogenase flavoprotein subunit, with translation MPLDLFTLGDPIADTKAPLDVPLPDMWSERKFRGKLVNPANRRRLTVIVVGTGLAGGSAAATLGELGYRVKSFWYQDSPRRAHSVAAQGGINAAKNYRNDGDSVHRLFYDTVKGGDFRSRESNSYRLAEVSANIIDQAVAQGVPFAREYGGLLDNRSFGGAQVSRTFYARGQTGQQLLYGAYQALERQVAAGNVEEHPRTEMLDLIVVDGRARGIVARDLVTGEISTHYADAVVLATGGYGNVFYLSTNAKGSNATAIWRAHKRGAYFGNPCYTQIHPTCIPVSGDYQSKLTLMSESLRNDGRVWVPKERGDTRDPRQIPEDERDYYLERIYPAFGNLVPRDIASRQAKNVCDEGRGVGPNGLGVYLDFADAMARLGRKTIEAKYGNLFDMYARITGEDPYEVPMRVYPAVHYTMGGLWVDYDLQSTIPGMFVIGEANFSDQGANRLGASALMQGLADGYFVLPATISEYLANGPFPTVDDEHPAAAEAVTAVKSQIHKLLSIQGNRSVASFHRELGRMMWDLCGMERSEESLRKALDRIPEIRQEFWTNVKVVGDWSSFNQNLEHAGRVADFIELAELMCIDALHRSESCGGHFRAESQTPEGEALRDDENFAYVAAWEWTPEGQPPVLHREALEFEYVHLAQRSYK, from the coding sequence ATGCCTCTCGATCTGTTCACCCTCGGCGACCCGATCGCCGACACCAAGGCGCCCCTCGACGTCCCGCTGCCGGACATGTGGAGCGAGCGCAAGTTCCGCGGCAAGCTGGTGAACCCGGCCAACCGCCGGCGGCTGACGGTCATCGTCGTCGGCACCGGCCTGGCCGGCGGCTCGGCCGCCGCGACGCTCGGCGAGCTGGGCTACCGGGTCAAGTCGTTCTGGTACCAGGACAGCCCGCGCCGCGCGCACAGCGTCGCCGCGCAGGGCGGCATCAACGCCGCGAAGAACTACCGCAACGACGGCGACAGCGTGCACCGGCTGTTCTACGACACGGTGAAGGGCGGGGACTTCCGCTCGCGCGAGAGCAACTCGTATCGCCTGGCCGAGGTCAGCGCGAACATCATCGACCAGGCCGTGGCGCAGGGCGTGCCGTTCGCCCGCGAGTACGGCGGCCTGCTCGACAACCGCTCCTTCGGTGGCGCGCAGGTCTCGCGCACCTTCTACGCCCGCGGCCAGACGGGCCAGCAGCTGCTCTACGGCGCCTACCAGGCCCTGGAGCGGCAGGTGGCCGCCGGCAACGTCGAGGAGCACCCGCGCACCGAGATGCTCGACCTGATCGTCGTCGACGGTCGCGCCCGCGGCATCGTCGCCCGCGACCTGGTCACCGGCGAGATCAGCACGCACTACGCCGACGCCGTCGTCCTGGCCACGGGTGGGTACGGCAACGTCTTCTACCTGTCCACCAACGCCAAGGGCTCCAACGCCACGGCGATCTGGCGGGCGCACAAGCGGGGCGCCTACTTCGGCAACCCCTGCTACACGCAGATCCACCCCACCTGCATCCCGGTCAGCGGCGACTACCAGTCCAAGCTGACGCTGATGAGCGAGTCGCTGCGCAACGACGGCCGCGTGTGGGTGCCCAAGGAGCGCGGCGACACCCGCGACCCGCGGCAGATCCCCGAGGACGAGCGGGACTACTACCTCGAGCGCATCTACCCGGCGTTCGGCAACCTGGTGCCCCGCGACATCGCCTCCCGCCAGGCCAAGAACGTCTGCGACGAGGGCCGCGGCGTCGGCCCCAACGGCCTCGGCGTCTACCTCGACTTCGCCGACGCGATGGCTCGGCTCGGCCGCAAGACCATCGAGGCCAAGTACGGCAACCTGTTCGACATGTACGCCCGGATCACCGGCGAGGACCCCTACGAGGTGCCGATGCGGGTCTACCCCGCCGTGCACTACACGATGGGCGGTCTCTGGGTCGACTACGACCTGCAGTCGACGATCCCGGGCATGTTCGTCATCGGAGAGGCGAACTTCTCCGATCAGGGCGCCAACCGCCTCGGAGCCAGCGCGCTCATGCAGGGCCTGGCCGACGGCTACTTCGTCCTGCCGGCCACCATCAGCGAGTACCTCGCGAACGGCCCGTTCCCGACCGTGGACGACGAGCACCCGGCCGCGGCGGAGGCGGTCACCGCGGTCAAGTCGCAGATCCACAAGCTGCTGTCCATCCAGGGCAACCGCAGCGTGGCCTCGTTCCACCGCGAGCTGGGCCGGATGATGTGGGACCTCTGCGGCATGGAGCGCTCCGAGGAGAGCCTGCGCAAGGCGCTGGACCGGATCCCCGAGATCCGCCAGGAGTTCTGGACCAACGTGAAGGTCGTCGGCGACTGGAGCTCGTTCAACCAGAACCTCGAGCACGCCGGCCGGGTGGCCGACTTCATCGAGCTGGCCGAGCTGATGTGCATCGACGCGCTGCACCGCTCCGAGAGCTGCGGCGGTCACTTCCGCGCCGAGAGCCAGACCCCCGAGGGCGAGGCGCTGCGCGACGACGAGAACTTCGCCTACGTGGCCGCGTGGGAGTGGACGCCCGAGGGGCAGCCGCCGGTCCTGCACCGCGAAGCCCTCGAGTTCGAGTACGTCCACCTCGCCCAGCGCAGCTACAAGTAA
- a CDS encoding succinate dehydrogenase cytochrome b subunit codes for MAKTNSVAKKAIMAVSGILLVLFLIAHMVGNLHVFQGRAAFNDYSHWLRTFGEPALGYRWFLTILEAVLVVAVVAHMWAAISLWRQAKRARPEGYAVKKSLTQTYASRTMRWGGVIIILFVVYHLLDLTWGVANPDGTGSTPYDRLVASFSNPIPTIVYVIALITLGFHLRHGIWSATQTLGQSNKRREKSVNAVAIAFSVLLIAGYLVVPFAVVFGLVD; via the coding sequence GTGGCGAAGACCAACTCGGTCGCGAAGAAAGCGATCATGGCGGTCAGCGGCATCCTCCTGGTGCTGTTCCTGATCGCGCACATGGTCGGCAACCTGCACGTATTCCAGGGCCGCGCGGCGTTCAACGACTACTCGCACTGGCTGCGGACCTTCGGCGAGCCGGCGCTCGGCTACCGCTGGTTCCTCACCATCCTCGAGGCCGTCCTCGTCGTCGCCGTCGTGGCGCACATGTGGGCGGCGATCTCGCTGTGGCGGCAGGCCAAGCGAGCGCGCCCCGAGGGGTACGCGGTCAAGAAGTCGCTCACCCAGACCTACGCCTCGCGGACCATGCGCTGGGGCGGCGTGATCATCATCCTGTTCGTCGTCTACCACCTGCTGGACCTGACCTGGGGCGTCGCGAATCCCGACGGCACCGGCTCCACGCCGTACGACCGGCTGGTCGCGAGCTTCTCCAACCCGATCCCGACGATCGTCTACGTGATCGCGCTGATCACCCTCGGCTTCCACCTCCGGCACGGGATCTGGAGCGCGACGCAGACCCTGGGGCAGAGCAACAAGCGCCGGGAGAAGTCGGTCAACGCCGTCGCGATCGCGTTCTCCGTGCTGCTCATCGCCGGGTACCTCGTCGTGCCCTTCGCCGTCGTCTTCGGGCTCGTCGACTAA
- a CDS encoding sulfite oxidase-like oxidoreductase yields MTTPTRGFFGRRRERDPRLPPGQYDVGADWPVLTAEPTPRIAPETWSISVDGKVANPSTWTWDEAHALPGSEYRGAIHCVTTWSKFDTWFAGVSVDTLLEAAQPTDDAHFVMATSKTGYTTNLPLEDVTGGKAWVVWDFDGKPLPTEHGGPVRLLVPHLYFWKSAKWVTRLTLMTRDQPGFWEQNGYHDRGDPWREQRYQGDD; encoded by the coding sequence ATGACCACACCCACCCGCGGGTTCTTCGGCCGCCGCCGCGAGCGCGACCCGCGGCTGCCCCCGGGGCAGTACGACGTCGGCGCCGACTGGCCGGTGCTGACCGCCGAGCCCACGCCCCGCATCGCCCCGGAGACGTGGAGCATCTCCGTCGACGGCAAGGTGGCCAACCCCTCGACGTGGACCTGGGACGAGGCCCACGCGCTTCCCGGCTCGGAGTACCGCGGGGCCATCCACTGCGTGACGACCTGGTCGAAGTTCGACACGTGGTTCGCCGGCGTCAGCGTCGACACGCTGCTCGAGGCGGCGCAGCCGACCGACGACGCGCACTTCGTGATGGCGACGTCCAAGACCGGCTACACGACCAACCTCCCGCTGGAGGACGTCACCGGCGGCAAGGCGTGGGTGGTCTGGGACTTCGACGGCAAGCCGCTGCCGACCGAGCACGGCGGGCCGGTGCGGCTGCTCGTGCCGCACCTGTACTTCTGGAAGAGCGCCAAGTGGGTCACCCGCCTGACGCTGATGACCCGTGACCAGCCCGGCTTCTGGGAGCAGAACGGCTACCACGACCGCGGCGACCCCTGGCGCGAGCAGCGGTACCAGGGCGATGACTGA
- a CDS encoding FAD-binding oxidoreductase produces MTEPELLGSGLGPGPKRAPAGGWRTATVAGVEHPTPGAVQLRLDIPDRIDHLPGQHYVVRLTAEDGYRAQRSYSVASAPEDRLVELFVERLEDGEVSPFLADVVQPGDQLEVRGPIGGWFVWDGESPALLVGGGSGVVPFLAMLRHARTLGRTDLLRIAVSSRTLVELPYAMELMDAGALIVLTREPYGDRAAARLMGDELRSLWEPGRTAYVCGSARFAEAASQLLVDVGVPDHGIRVERFGPSAS; encoded by the coding sequence ATGACTGAACCGGAGCTCCTCGGGTCGGGGCTCGGCCCGGGGCCCAAGCGCGCGCCGGCCGGCGGCTGGCGGACCGCGACCGTCGCCGGCGTCGAGCACCCGACGCCGGGGGCGGTGCAGCTGCGGCTGGACATCCCCGACCGGATCGACCACCTGCCCGGTCAGCACTACGTCGTCCGGCTGACCGCCGAGGACGGCTACCGCGCCCAGCGGTCCTACTCGGTGGCCTCGGCCCCCGAGGACCGGCTGGTGGAGCTGTTCGTCGAGCGCCTCGAGGACGGCGAGGTCTCCCCGTTCCTCGCCGACGTCGTCCAGCCCGGCGACCAGTTGGAGGTGCGCGGGCCGATCGGCGGCTGGTTCGTCTGGGACGGCGAGTCCCCGGCGCTGCTGGTCGGCGGCGGCAGCGGGGTCGTGCCGTTCCTGGCGATGCTCCGGCACGCGCGCACGCTCGGCCGGACCGACCTGCTGCGCATCGCCGTCTCCAGCCGGACCCTGGTCGAGCTGCCCTACGCGATGGAGCTCATGGACGCCGGAGCCCTGATCGTGCTCACCCGCGAGCCCTACGGCGACCGGGCCGCCGCGCGGCTGATGGGCGACGAGCTCAGGTCGCTGTGGGAGCCGGGGCGCACCGCCTACGTGTGCGGCTCGGCGCGCTTCGCCGAGGCCGCCAGCCAGCTGCTCGTCGACGTCGGCGTCCCCGATCACGGCATCCGGGTCGAGCGGTTCGGGCCCTCCGCCTCCTGA
- a CDS encoding serine hydrolase domain-containing protein produces the protein MTQRFGPVADVLQGQVDSGRLPGFVAAIRAGGRTEVLAGGRLALGGDAPMRPDTLFRLASVTKPFAGALTLALVEDGVLGLDDEVGRWLPELAAPRVTARRGGPLEETVPAQRPITVRHLLTNTSGIGWAPDIGPLAGAMEERGVGPDGFPPLLDPDEYLRRLAELPLSAQPGEVWGYHVGSEVLAVLLARAAGRSVGELLAERVTGPLGLADTAFRAVDPARLAVQYWPADGGLEEADGQDGVFSRPPRFESLATGLVSTAPDVLTFVCAIADGGGPVLSPDAAAAMTRDAVAPEQRVPVREFLGAGRSWGLHVGVDVEAVQPWQSPGRWGWDGGTGTSAWVDPSRDLAAVLLTQRGMASEHDAPDEFWAAVSRCG, from the coding sequence ATGACGCAACGCTTCGGGCCGGTGGCCGACGTCCTGCAGGGCCAGGTGGACTCGGGCCGGCTCCCCGGCTTCGTCGCCGCCATCCGGGCCGGCGGGCGCACCGAGGTGCTCGCCGGCGGCCGGCTCGCCCTCGGCGGGGACGCCCCGATGCGGCCGGACACCCTGTTCCGGCTCGCCTCGGTGACCAAGCCGTTCGCGGGTGCGCTCACCCTCGCGCTGGTCGAGGACGGCGTCCTCGGCCTGGACGACGAGGTCGGCCGGTGGCTGCCCGAGCTGGCCGCGCCGCGGGTGACCGCCCGCCGCGGCGGGCCGCTCGAGGAGACCGTGCCGGCGCAGCGGCCGATCACCGTCCGGCACCTGCTGACCAACACCTCCGGCATCGGCTGGGCGCCCGACATCGGGCCGCTGGCCGGGGCGATGGAGGAGCGCGGCGTCGGCCCGGACGGGTTCCCGCCGCTGCTGGACCCCGACGAGTACCTCCGGCGCCTCGCCGAGCTGCCGCTGTCGGCGCAGCCCGGGGAGGTCTGGGGCTACCACGTCGGCAGCGAGGTGCTCGCCGTCCTGCTCGCCCGCGCGGCCGGCCGCTCGGTGGGGGAGCTGCTGGCCGAACGGGTCACCGGTCCGCTCGGGCTGGCCGACACCGCCTTCCGTGCGGTGGACCCGGCCCGGCTGGCGGTGCAGTACTGGCCCGCGGACGGCGGGCTGGAGGAGGCCGACGGTCAGGACGGCGTCTTCTCGCGGCCGCCGCGGTTCGAGAGCCTGGCCACCGGGCTGGTCAGCACCGCTCCCGACGTGCTCACCTTCGTCTGCGCGATCGCCGACGGCGGCGGGCCGGTGCTCTCGCCGGACGCCGCGGCCGCGATGACCCGCGACGCCGTCGCCCCCGAGCAGCGGGTGCCGGTGCGGGAGTTCCTGGGCGCCGGCCGGTCGTGGGGGCTGCACGTCGGGGTGGACGTCGAGGCGGTGCAGCCGTGGCAGAGCCCGGGCCGGTGGGGCTGGGACGGCGGCACCGGCACCTCCGCGTGGGTGGATCCCTCCCGCGACCTGGCCGCCGTGCTGCTCACCCAGCGCGGGATGGCCAGCGAGCACGACGCGCCCGACGAGTTCTGGGCCGCGGTCTCCCGCTGCGGGTGA
- a CDS encoding class I SAM-dependent methyltransferase, translating into MSTEDGSPVEVYRRLPPMGEPELLHALAPGGRVLDLGAGTGRIADPLVALGHDVLAVDSSAEMLAAVRSARTHRARIEDLDLAECFDVVLLAGHLVNTPDAALRRALLSTAARHLADGGRVLLQWHEPAWFDRLSPGARLDGAIGPLASTLEVHDLTDGVLSATVTYRDGDLAWSHAFRAARLTRERLAAELRISGLRLAASSPAPSWLVASAARRRRRTGSSSSTSGTA; encoded by the coding sequence GTGAGCACCGAGGACGGCTCGCCCGTCGAGGTCTACCGCCGGCTGCCTCCGATGGGCGAACCGGAGCTGCTGCACGCCCTCGCCCCGGGCGGGCGGGTGCTCGACCTCGGCGCCGGCACCGGTCGGATCGCCGATCCGCTCGTCGCCCTCGGCCACGACGTGCTCGCGGTCGACAGCTCCGCCGAGATGCTCGCGGCCGTCCGGTCCGCCCGCACCCACCGCGCGCGCATCGAGGACCTCGACCTGGCCGAGTGCTTCGACGTCGTCCTGCTGGCCGGCCACCTGGTCAACACCCCCGACGCCGCACTGCGCCGCGCCCTGCTGAGCACCGCCGCGCGCCATCTCGCCGACGGCGGGCGGGTCCTGCTGCAGTGGCACGAGCCGGCGTGGTTCGACCGCCTCTCGCCCGGCGCCCGGCTCGACGGCGCGATCGGTCCGCTCGCGTCCACGCTCGAGGTGCACGACCTCACCGACGGGGTGCTCTCGGCGACGGTCACCTACCGCGACGGGGACCTGGCCTGGTCGCACGCCTTCAGGGCCGCCCGGCTGACGCGCGAGCGCCTCGCGGCCGAGCTGCGGATCAGCGGTCTGCGGCTCGCGGCGTCCTCCCCCGCGCCGTCGTGGCTCGTGGCGTCGGCGGCGCGGCGTCGTCGACGAACGGGATCTTCGTCGAGTACGAGTGGAACAGCTTGA
- a CDS encoding protein-tyrosine phosphatase family protein has translation MTWDDDTPGVLRLPSGLRLRGRGLRRPLPEGPLPDFGVYLLGRAPEVPWPSTWVRWPDFRLPADPAALRAALVEAHRRAATERVELACGGGRGRTGTALACLAVLDGVPAEEAVAYVRTHYDRRAVETGAQRRFVAAFR, from the coding sequence ATGACCTGGGACGACGACACCCCCGGCGTGCTGCGGCTGCCCTCCGGGCTGCGGCTGAGGGGGCGAGGCCTGCGGCGGCCGCTGCCGGAGGGCCCGCTGCCGGACTTCGGCGTCTACCTGCTCGGCCGCGCGCCGGAGGTCCCCTGGCCGTCGACCTGGGTGCGCTGGCCGGACTTCCGGCTGCCCGCCGACCCGGCTGCCCTGCGCGCCGCGCTCGTCGAGGCGCACCGGAGAGCCGCGACCGAGCGCGTCGAGCTGGCCTGCGGCGGTGGCCGCGGCCGCACCGGCACCGCGCTCGCCTGCCTGGCCGTCCTGGACGGCGTGCCTGCCGAGGAGGCGGTGGCCTACGTGCGCACGCACTACGACCGGCGGGCGGTGGAGACCGGCGCGCAGCGGCGGTTCGTGGCGGCGTTTCGGTGA